One region of Carya illinoinensis cultivar Pawnee chromosome 8, C.illinoinensisPawnee_v1, whole genome shotgun sequence genomic DNA includes:
- the LOC122318286 gene encoding protein LIFEGUARD 2-like isoform X1, which produces MFFDSSGTYAVLPRLFPKASMLCSACQPPLFKPLSPSFSNQKALFCSFFYPSPPLSNLRTQTEKKSPDFFREELSILVIAPEQKKMWTQPYRKSDLEAGARPLYPLMLESPELRWAFIRKVYSILTIQLLATIAVGAVVVFVHPIAHFFVSTGAGLSLYILLILMPFLVMLPLYFYHQKHPFNYLLLGIFTLSLAFAVGLTCAFTSGTGKVILESVILTTVVVMSLTLYTFWAAKRGHDFNFLGPFLFGAVLVLVVFAMIQIFFPLGRISVTIYGCLASLIFCGYIIYDTDNLIKRFSYDEYIWAAICLYLDIINLFLAILTIFRATD; this is translated from the exons ATGTTCTTCGACTCCTCTGGAACGTATGCGGTTCTTCCTCGACTCTTCCCGAAAGCATCTATGCTATGTTCCGCGTGTCAACCTCCGCTATTTAAACCTCTTTCTCCCTCGTTTTCCAACCAAAAAGCGctcttttgttctttcttttaccCCTCTCCACCGCTTTCAAACCTTCGGACCCAAACTGAGAAGAAAAGTCCCGATTTTTTCCGAGAAGAACTATCCATTTTGGTGATAGCTCCTGAGCAGAAGAAGATGTGGACCCAGCCTTACCGGAAGAGCGACTTGGAGGCCGGAGCCAGGCCTCTCTACCCGTTGATGCTGGAGAGCCCGGAACTCCGCTGGGCTTTCATTCGCAAAGTTTACTCCATCCTCACCATCCAACTGCTTGCCACTATTGCCGTCGGCGCCGTGGTTGTTTTCGTCCATCCAATCGCGCACTTCTTCGTTAGCACCGGGGCCGGCCTCTCTCTCTACATCTTACTCATCTTGATGCCGTTCCTCG TGATGTTGCCTTTGTACTTCTACCACCAGAAGCACCCGTTTAACTACCTTCTTCTTGggattttcactctttctcttGCTTTTGCGGTTGGATTGACTTGTGCATTCACCAGTG GCACAGGGAAGGTCATTTTAGAATCTGTCATTCTGACCACTGTTGTCGTCATGAGTCTCACCCTGTACACATTCTGGGCTGCAAAGCGAGGCCACGATTTTAACTTCCTTGGTCCCTTTTTGTTTGGTGCTGTGCTTGTACTTGTGGTATTCGCAATGATTCAG ATTTTTTTTCCGCTTGGTAGGATTTCTGTTACGATCTATGGATGCTTGGCATCACTCATATTCTGTGGCTACATAATTTACGACACTGATAATTTGATCAAACGCTTCTCCTATGATGAGTACATCTGGGCTGCAATCTGCTTGTATTTGGATATCATCAACCTCTTCCTGGctattttaactattttcaGGGCTACGGATTAG
- the LOC122318286 gene encoding protein LIFEGUARD 2-like isoform X2 has protein sequence MFFDSSGTYAVLPRLFPKASMLCSACQPPLFKPLSPSFSNQKALFCSFFYPSPPLSNLRTQTEKKSPDFFREELSILVIAPEQKKMWTQPYRKSDLEAGARPLYPLMLESPELRWAFIRKVYSILTIQLLATIAVGAVVVFVHPIAHFFVSTGAGLSLYILLILMPFLVMLPLYFYHQKHPFNYLLLGIFTLSLAFAVGLTCAFTSGKVILESVILTTVVVMSLTLYTFWAAKRGHDFNFLGPFLFGAVLVLVVFAMIQIFFPLGRISVTIYGCLASLIFCGYIIYDTDNLIKRFSYDEYIWAAICLYLDIINLFLAILTIFRATD, from the exons ATGTTCTTCGACTCCTCTGGAACGTATGCGGTTCTTCCTCGACTCTTCCCGAAAGCATCTATGCTATGTTCCGCGTGTCAACCTCCGCTATTTAAACCTCTTTCTCCCTCGTTTTCCAACCAAAAAGCGctcttttgttctttcttttaccCCTCTCCACCGCTTTCAAACCTTCGGACCCAAACTGAGAAGAAAAGTCCCGATTTTTTCCGAGAAGAACTATCCATTTTGGTGATAGCTCCTGAGCAGAAGAAGATGTGGACCCAGCCTTACCGGAAGAGCGACTTGGAGGCCGGAGCCAGGCCTCTCTACCCGTTGATGCTGGAGAGCCCGGAACTCCGCTGGGCTTTCATTCGCAAAGTTTACTCCATCCTCACCATCCAACTGCTTGCCACTATTGCCGTCGGCGCCGTGGTTGTTTTCGTCCATCCAATCGCGCACTTCTTCGTTAGCACCGGGGCCGGCCTCTCTCTCTACATCTTACTCATCTTGATGCCGTTCCTCG TGATGTTGCCTTTGTACTTCTACCACCAGAAGCACCCGTTTAACTACCTTCTTCTTGggattttcactctttctcttGCTTTTGCGGTTGGATTGACTTGTGCATTCACCAGTG GGAAGGTCATTTTAGAATCTGTCATTCTGACCACTGTTGTCGTCATGAGTCTCACCCTGTACACATTCTGGGCTGCAAAGCGAGGCCACGATTTTAACTTCCTTGGTCCCTTTTTGTTTGGTGCTGTGCTTGTACTTGTGGTATTCGCAATGATTCAG ATTTTTTTTCCGCTTGGTAGGATTTCTGTTACGATCTATGGATGCTTGGCATCACTCATATTCTGTGGCTACATAATTTACGACACTGATAATTTGATCAAACGCTTCTCCTATGATGAGTACATCTGGGCTGCAATCTGCTTGTATTTGGATATCATCAACCTCTTCCTGGctattttaactattttcaGGGCTACGGATTAG